The nucleotide sequence ACAGCTCGAAGGCTACGACGCCCCCGAGTACGCCGTGAACCGCGAGGCCCTCGCCGCGCTCAACGCCCGCGCCGTGGCCGAGCTTGAGGGCAGTGAAGCGCTGCGGGCCTTCGGCGAGACCCTGGCCCGCATCAGCGCCGCGCCCACTGACCCCGCCGGTCCCGAGCGCCCTGGCACCGACCGCGCTGCTTCCGAACGTGCCGCCGCCGAACGTGCCACGTCCGAGCGCTCTGCCCGCCCCCGACGCACCCCCGACGCGGAAACGCCCCGCTCCGAAGCCGCCGAGCAGCCCACAGACGACAGCGCCCCCGCCGCCTGAGCTTTCCCCCTTTGGCCCCTGACCCGCCCGGTCAGCGGGCCTTTTTCAGCTCTCCGGCCTCTGCTGTCTGCCCGCCGCTCTGCCTTCCCTGTCTCCCCCGCAGGAACGCCCCAGCTGTTTCCACGTTCCGGCGCGTTACCATGAGTCGTAAAACCATCCTCAGGAGGAAGACTCATGACGACGAAACAACCCGTCCGCGTGGCCGTTACCGGCGCCGCTGGGCAAATCGGCTACAGCCTGCTGTTCCGCATCGCCGCTGGCGACATGCTCGGCAAGGACCAGCCCGTGATCCTGCAACTGCTCGAAATCACCCCCGCGCTCAAGGCGCTTCAGGGCGTGGTCATGGAACTGCGCGACGGCGCTTTCCCGCTGCTGGCCGACGTGGTGACCACCGACGACCCCAAGGTGGCCTTCAAGGACGCCGACTTCGCCCTGCTGGTCGGTGCCATGCCCCGCAAAGCCGGTATGGAACGCGGTGACCTGCTCGGAGCCAACGGCGGCATCTTCAAGCCCCAGGGCGAGGCACTCAACGAAGTCGCCAGCCGTGACGTCAAGGTGCTGGTCGTCGGCAACCCCGCCAACACCAACGCCCTGATTGCTCAGCAGAACGCCCCCGACCTCGACCCCAAATGCTTCACCGCCATGGTGCGCCTCGACCACAACCGCGCCATCTCGCAGCTCGCCGAGAAGACCGGCGCGGCGGTCAGCGACATCAAGAACGTGACCATCTGGGGCAACCACTCCTCCACCCAGTACCCCGACCTCTCGCAGGCCACCGTGAAGGGGCAGCCCGCCCTCGACCAGATTGACCGCCAGTGGTACGAGAGCGACTACATCCCCACCGTCGCCAAGCGTGGCGCAGCCATCATCGAAGCCCGTGGCGCTTCCTCGGCGGCCTCGGCGGCTTCTGCTGCCATTGACCACATGCGCGACTGGGCACTCGGCACCCCCGAAGGCGAATGGACCAGCATGGGTATCCCCAGCGACGGCTCCTACGGCATCCCCGAAGGGCTGATCTACGGCTTCCCCGTGCGCTGCAAGGACGGCAAGTACGAAATCGTGCAGGGCCTGGACGTCAGCGACTTCAGCCGCAGCAAGATGGACGCCACCGCCCGCGAACTTGAAGAAGAGCGCGACGAAGTGCGCAAGCTCGGTCTGGTGAAGTAAAGCCGAGGGCAAAGCGCGAAGGGCAGAGGGCCAGCACAGGCTCTTTGCCCTTCGCTTTTTTGTCTACAGTGCGGGGCATGAGTCTCTGGAACCAGACCGCCGCCGACCTGCTCAAAGCGACTGCCAGCCACAAACCCACGCCGGGAGGCGGAAGCGTGGCCGCCCTCAGCGGGGCCTTCGGCGTCG is from Deinococcus wulumuqiensis R12 and encodes:
- a CDS encoding malate dehydrogenase, producing MTTKQPVRVAVTGAAGQIGYSLLFRIAAGDMLGKDQPVILQLLEITPALKALQGVVMELRDGAFPLLADVVTTDDPKVAFKDADFALLVGAMPRKAGMERGDLLGANGGIFKPQGEALNEVASRDVKVLVVGNPANTNALIAQQNAPDLDPKCFTAMVRLDHNRAISQLAEKTGAAVSDIKNVTIWGNHSSTQYPDLSQATVKGQPALDQIDRQWYESDYIPTVAKRGAAIIEARGASSAASAASAAIDHMRDWALGTPEGEWTSMGIPSDGSYGIPEGLIYGFPVRCKDGKYEIVQGLDVSDFSRSKMDATARELEEERDEVRKLGLVK